Genomic DNA from Salinibacter pepae:
CGCTGGCCGACGGGCGGGGGGCGTGGGTCCAGGTCGTCGAGGGCGAGGTGGAGGTCGCCGGCGTCACTCTCCAGAGCGGCGACGGCGCCGGCATCGCCGAACCCGATGCGCTCCACTTTGCGTTCGGTGCGGAAACCGAGGCGCTCCTCTTCGACCTGGGCATGGACGTGCCCCTCCTCTGGACGTGAGCCGGGGGCCCTGGGCCGGCCTCTCGCCCGGCAATGAAGCCCTACATATTCCGCCGGTACTCGCCGCCGACCTCGAAGAGCGCCTCGGTGATCTGCCCGAGGGAGCAGTACTTGACCGCCTCCATCAGCACCTCGAACGTGTTTTCGTCTTCGCGGGCCGCCGCCTTGAGTGCCGCGAGGGCCGCCTCGTTCTTGTCGGCGTAGCGCTCCTGAAACGCCTTCAGGTTATGGAGCTGGTGCTGCTTCTCGTCGTCGGACGAGCGCATGAGGTCGACCTCTTCGGTCCCCGACGCGTCGTCGTCCTCGTCGCGCAGGAAGGTGTTGACGCCCACCACCGGGCGGTCGCCGGAGTGCTTCGACTCCTCCAGCTTCATCGACTCCTGCTGGATCTTGCCGCGCTGGTACATCGACTCCATTGCCCCGAGCACGCCGCCGCGGTTGTTCAGGCGCTCGAACTCGTGCAGCACCGCCTCCTCCACCAGGTCCGTCAGCTCCTCGATGATGTACGACCCCTGGAGCGGGTTTTCGTTTTTCGTCATGCCCAGCTCCTTGTTGATGATGAGCTGGATCGCGATGGCGCGCCGCACGCTCTCCTCCGTCGGCGTCGTGATGGCCTCGTCGTAGGCGTTGGTGTGGAGCGAGTTGCAGTTGTCGTAGACGGCCATGAGCGCCTGCAGCGTGGTGCGGATGTCGTTGAACTGAATCTCCTCCGCGTGCAGGCTGCGGCCGGAGGTCTGGATGTGGTACTTGAGCTTCTGGCTGCGCTCGTTGGCGCCGTAGAGCTCCTTCATCGCCACCGCCCAGATGCGCCGCGCCACCCGCCCGATGACGCTGTACTCCGGGTCCATCCCGTTCGAGAAGAAGAACGAGAGGTTTTGGGCAAAATCGTCGATGTCCATCCCGCGGCTCAGGTAGTACTCCACGTACGTGAAGCCGTTGGCCAGGGTAAAGGCCAGCTGCGTGATCGGGTTGGCGCCGGCCTCGGCGATGTGGTAGCCGGAGATGGAGACGGAGTAGTAGTTGCGGACGTCCCAGTCGATGAAGTACTGCTGGATGTCGCCCATCAGCCGGAGGGCGAAGTCCGTGGAGAAGATGCAGGTGTTCTGGGCCTGGTCCTCCTTCAGGATGTCGGCCTGCACCGTGCCCCGGACCGTGTGGAGGGTGTCGGCCTTGATCTCCTCGTACGTCTCGCGGTCGAGCACGCCCCACTCCACGAGCTCTTCGCCGCTGGTGCCGAGCAGGCCCAGCCCACTGCCGTCGTGGGTTTCCGGCAGCTCGTCCTCCCGGCCGTCCGGCCCGTACGGCACGTACTCGGGGCGGTCGTCGCCCAGGTGGTCGTCGATCGCCGCCTCTACTTCCTCCCACCGGCCCTCCTCGCGCAGGTGCTTCTCCACCTGCTGGTCGATGGCCGCGTTGAAGAACATGGCCATCAGCATCGGCGCCGGGCCGTTGATGGTCATCGACACGCTCGTCTTGCGGTCGCACAGGTCGAAGCCCGAGAAGAGCTTCTTCATGTCGTCGAGCGTGCAGATGGACACCCCGGCGTTGCCGACCTTGCCGTAGATGTCGGGGCGCTCGGCGGGGTCGCGGCCGTAGAGGGTCACGCTGTCGAAGGCCGTGGAGAGGCGGTTCGCCTCGTCCCCCTGCGAGACGAGGTGGAAGCGGCGGTTCGTGCGCTCGGGCGACCCTTCGCCCGCAAACTGACGGGTCGGCATCTCCCCCTCCCGCTTGAACGGAAAGACGCCCGCCGTGAAGGGGAAGTAGCCGGGCAGGTTCTCGGTGAGGGCAAACTCCAGCCGCTCCCCCGGGGCGTCGGTCTGCGGCAGGGCGACGCGCGGGATTTGGGTGCCGCTCAGGCT
This window encodes:
- a CDS encoding methylmalonyl-CoA mutase family protein, which encodes MDVDRYQPTHPVRFVTATSLFDGHDAAINIMRRILQQTGAEVIHLGHNRSVQEIVDTAIEEDAQGIAVSSYQGGHMEYFKYMHDLLEERGAGHVRVYGGGGGVIVAEEKEELEDYGIAHIYSPDEGMDMGLQGMINDMVEACDFPVVDAEFHVPDDVPMRDPRTVARNLTRVEAPEPERAAVVVGASGEEDDREASPAEGEPRGDGHTESLSADDLSVGGAQAPTLGITGTGGAGKSTLTDELVRRFLNDHEDLELAVLSVDPTRRRTGGALLGDRIRMNAIYGTNADRVYMRSFATRAANRTTTEALKEAIGVCQAADFDLILVETAGIGQSDTEIVDLTNLTLYVMTHDFGAPTQLEKIGMLDLADFVAINKFEKRGSEDALRDVRKQVQRNRMRFDEDPEAMPVYPTMASRFGDPGVTRLYLGLLDRLNASFDFERESGTYDADEVPEPDPSEVAIIPPDRQRYLGEIAETCDAYHDWVERQVAYARKWGEAKGARQQVDDWAPEDQDQIAGRLDEMEAHWWDKLDKRCKEILKNWDDLADEYRQDEFTYTVRGRDFTVPLYRESLSGTQIPRVALPQTDAPGERLEFALTENLPGYFPFTAGVFPFKREGEMPTRQFAGEGSPERTNRRFHLVSQGDEANRLSTAFDSVTLYGRDPAERPDIYGKVGNAGVSICTLDDMKKLFSGFDLCDRKTSVSMTINGPAPMLMAMFFNAAIDQQVEKHLREEGRWEEVEAAIDDHLGDDRPEYVPYGPDGREDELPETHDGSGLGLLGTSGEELVEWGVLDRETYEEIKADTLHTVRGTVQADILKEDQAQNTCIFSTDFALRLMGDIQQYFIDWDVRNYYSVSISGYHIAEAGANPITQLAFTLANGFTYVEYYLSRGMDIDDFAQNLSFFFSNGMDPEYSVIGRVARRIWAVAMKELYGANERSQKLKYHIQTSGRSLHAEEIQFNDIRTTLQALMAVYDNCNSLHTNAYDEAITTPTEESVRRAIAIQLIINKELGMTKNENPLQGSYIIEELTDLVEEAVLHEFERLNNRGGVLGAMESMYQRGKIQQESMKLEESKHSGDRPVVGVNTFLRDEDDDASGTEEVDLMRSSDDEKQHQLHNLKAFQERYADKNEAALAALKAAAREDENTFEVLMEAVKYCSLGQITEALFEVGGEYRRNM